The sequence below is a genomic window from Massilia oculi.
GGGCTGATCACGTCGAGGAATTCGGTGCCGGCCGGCAGGCCCATCTCGTTGATGTCGCGCAGCAGCTCGCGCGCCATGCGCAGGCCGTCGTTGATGCGGAAGCTGTTGTCCATGTAGGGGTCGTTGATCAGGCCCTTCCAGCCGACCGTGGTGCGCGGCTTCTCAAAATAGACCCGCATCACGATCTCGAGTTCGCCCTTGAAGCGCTCGCGCTCGACGACCAGTCTGCGCGCGTACTCGAGCGCCGCCTTCGGGTCGTGGATCGAGCATGGTCCGATCACCACCATCAGGCGGTCGTCCTGGCCGTGCAGGATGCGGTGCAGGTCGACCCGCGCGCCGCTTGCTGTCTGCTCGGCCTGCGGGGTCACCGGGAACTCGCGGATCAGGTGCGAGGGCGGCGTCAGTTCCTTCATCTCACGGATGCGTAAATCGTCGGTGCGGGGCATGCTGGGACTCCCTTTCGTGCTGTTCTGTGCTGGTCTTGTTCAGGACTGGAAATAAAAAAACCGCCATCGCTGGCGGTTTGTCTGGATGCTGCCGGGACGTTTTACTGCGCGTACCCGCCGCTATTCCACCGCCAGGGGCTGGAATGGCTAAAGTAAAAAAAGCGGGTAAAGAAAGCGTGGCGCATGGTGTCGTCCGGGTTTGGTCGAATTGACTATAACAACAAGGCATGAAAGTTGGCAAGCCTTTTGTCGCGCGTTACACGCTTGTACAGACAACAATCGGTTGCAGCAATCTGACATCCCTGGGTGCGCGTGGGCGCCACCTTACGCGCATCTTGCGCTATCTCATTCCAGACATGGCTACCGATGCAACAGTCGATTCAAGCCCGGCTGCCGCGCGTGTTGATTGTAGACACGACCAAGTGCCAGGGGAATTGATCTGCGATAAGGATCAAGCCCTCCACCCGCGCGGCATCCGAATCTTCCCATCCACTGGAGTGTCGGACCATGACTGAAACCCTGCTTTCCCGTTCCGTGCGCCGCCTGTTCGCGGGCGGCGGCGCCGCCGGCCTGGCGCTCGCCGGCCCCGTGCTGCTGGCCCTTCCCCACCCTGCCGTCGCCCAGGAGGCCGCTCCCGTGGCCCGGGTCGAGATCACCGGCTCGAACATCCGCCGCGCCCAGGCCGAGACCGCGTCCAGCGTGCTCACCGTCAACCGCAACGACATCGAGCGCTCGGGCAAGACCACGGTGGCCGAGCTGCTGCAGACCCTGGCGGTCGACAACCAGGGCTCGGTGCCGATGAGCTTTGGCAGCGGCTTCGCGGCCGGCGCCTCCGGTATCTCGCTGCGCGGCCTGGGGACGGCCTCGACCCTGGTGCTGCTCAACGGCCGCCGCATGGCGCCCTACGGCCTGGCCGACGACGGCCAGAAGGTCTTCGCCGACCTCAACGTGATCCCGACCGACGCCGTCGAGCGCATCGAGATCCTCAAGGATGGCGCCTCGGCCATCTATGGCTCGGACGCGATCGCCGGCGTGGTCAACATCATCCTGCGCCGCAACTTCCAGGGCACCAGCGCGCGCGCACTGTACGGCAGCGGCGAGGCCGGCGACGGCCAGCAGCACAACCTGGCCCTGGCCTGGGGCTTCGGCAACCTCGACACCGACCGCTACAACGTGCTGTTCAACGTCGAGTACAAGAACACGCAAGAGATCTGGTACCGCGACCGCGGCAACCGCGACTACATCGGCAAGATCGACCTGCGGCCCTATGGCTATTCGGCCCAGGAAGGCTTCGGCGGCACCGGCGCCATCACCGGCAACAACCAGTCGGGCAACGCCATCAACGGCAATGTGCGCAATCCCGACACGCTGGAATACTACAACCGCGGCAACCTGGCCGGGCCCGGCTTCACGCGCACCTTCCCGGGCGCCGCCTGCGGCAATTTCACCAGCCATCCGCAAGGCGATCCGGGCGGCGGCTGCCTGGTCGACTCGGCCTTCCTGTACAACCAGATCCAGCCCGACAGCGAATACCTGTCGCTGTACAGCCGCGGCACACTCAAGCTGCAGGGCAACACCGAGGCCTACGCCGAACTCAATCTGTACAACAGCCTGGCCCAGTCGAGCAGCACGCCGAACCCGATCGCGGCCAGCGTCGGCTATCCCGGCGGCCCGGTCAGCAACGCCGGCATCCAGCTCGGCGCCGAGCACCCCGACAACCCCTATTTCGGCCGCGCCGCGCGGCTGCGCTACCTGCCCTTCGACGTCGGCCCGCGCCAATCCGACATCTCCTCGACCTTCATCCGCGCGCTGTTCGGCGCGCGCGGCACCAGCGGCGCCTGGGACTGGGATACCTCGCTGCTCTATTCGCGCAGCAAGGTCGACAACGAGCGCCGCGGCTACCTGCTGCGCGACGCCACCTTCGCCCTGCTCGATCCGACGCCGGAGAACGTGGCCGCGGCCCAAGCCAATCCCGGCTACCGCGCCCTGCCGGCCGGCACCTACTGGCGCATCGCCGAAAGCGCGGGCCTCAATTCTCCGGCCGTCTACGCCGCCCTGTCGCCGACCATCGCGAACGACGCCGAGACCGAGATCGCCCAGGTCGACTTCAAGGCCACGCGCGAGATCGGCAAGCTGGCCGGCGGCGCCGTGGGCGTGGCGCTGGGCGCCGAGTTCCGCCACGAATCGGCGCGGCTGGATCCGACCGCCGGCACCGAGCGCGGCAACATCATCGGCCTGGGCTATTCGGCCTATGACGGTCAACGCAACGTGCTCGGCATTTATGGCGAAGTGCTGGCGCCGGTGCTGCCGGGGCTCGAACTTACCGGCGCCATGCGCTACGACCACTTCACCGACGTAGGGGATGCCTGGACCCCGAAGGTCGGCGTCAAGTGGAACCCGCGGCGCGAGCTGGCGCTGCGCGCCACCTGGGCCAAGGGCTTCCGCGCGCCCAGCCCGGCCGAAAACGGCGTTGGCGGCCTGGCGGCCTTCGCCAACGCCACCGATCCTGCCCGCTGCGCGCTGGGCGTGCAGACCGCCTGCAGCCCCGCATCGGTGTCGGTCATCACTTCGCCCAACCAGGACCTGAGCCCGGAGCGCTCGAAGAGCTGGAATATCGGCGCGATCTGGGACCCGCTGCCGCGCACCAGTTTCTCGCTCGACTTCTGGAACATCAAGCGCAAGAACGAGATCAACCAGCAACAGATCGACGCCGCGATCGCCGCCGGCGACGTGGCGCGCGACCCGAGCACGGCGGTGCCGACGATCCCGGGCGACCCCGGCGCGATCACGGCGGTGCTGGCGCGCTACGTGAACTCGGCCGAGACCGAGGTGCGCGGCATCGACCTGGACGCGCGCCAGGGCTTCGGGCTGCCCAACAACTGGGGCACACTGACCTTCGACGCCAAGTACACCTACCTGGACAAATGGGAGCGCACCGAGAGGGACGGCACCACGCGCGACTACGCTGGCACCCATGGTAACTGCGACGTCAGCAACTGCATGGGCACACCGGACCACAAGGCCAACCTGCGCGCGACCTGGGAGCGCGCCAACTGGCGCGTGTCAGCCAACCTCAACTACCGGGGGCCGATCGACAACACCTTCTTCAAGGACGATCCGGAAGGCTGCGCCAGCCGGTTCGCCAACGGCGACGACGCGCCGAGCGACTGCGAACTGGCCTCGTTCACCACGGTCGACCTGGTACTGCGCTGGAAGCCGCAGCCGCGCTGGGAAATCTACGGCTCGATCCAGAACGTGTTCGACAAGCAGGCGCCGCTCGATCCGCTGACCTATGGCGCGGTATCGTACAACCCGCTCGACTACTACGGCGCGATCGGCCGCTTCTTCACGCTGGGGGCGCGATACGCGTTCTGAGCTGGCGGCGGTCGAACGCGTGGACGGTGGAGGCCACCACCCTATGCGCATATCACGTAGGGTGGCCGGGTTTCCCGTCCACGCGTCCAACCCACGTCAATCGACCAGTCCACCCCATATCGACGGAACAGCCCTCAACCGCCGAAGTGATAATTCAACTCGACCCACCCGGTCCGCCCCGCCGGGCTGTAGCTGCCCACCGCATAATTGGGCCAGCCGCCGGTCGTGTCGTGCTTGATGCGATCGAACACGTTGTTGACGATGGCCGACAGGGTCAGGCGGTCGTTCACGCGATACACGACGCTCGCATTGACCAGCGTGGTCGGCGTCAGGTAGTCGGTCTGGGCCGAGTTCGGGATCTTGCCGTAGCGGGTCGCGAACACGGTCGACGACCAGGCGCCGCCGTTCCAGTTCAGGCTGGCCGCCAGCTTGTCCGGCCAATCCGAGCTGGTGAGCGAATTGAGTTCGTCGCGCACCGTGTCGCCGGCAAACTGTTTCGAGCGGCGGGTCAAGGTCTTCGAGTAATTGCCGCGCAAGGTGAACGTGCCCCAGGCCGCGGTGCGCAGCGCATAGCGGGCGCTGACGTCGATGCCGCTGCTCGATTCCTGCGCCGCATTGATCGGGTTGACGCGGATCTCGCGGATCTCGCCCGGACGCACCGGCGAATCGGTTGCGTAGCGCGTGATGCGCGAGATCGTGTCCACGCACAGCGAAGAACCGATGTCCAGCGAGCCCAGGCGGCAGGCCGCTTCGTCGCGCAGCAGTTGGTCGGCCGACAGATTGGTCACCAGGTCGTCGATCTTGATGTCCCAGTAGTCGATGGAGGCATCGAAGCTCGTGCTCGGCGACCAGACGATGCCGGCGCCATACGACTTGCCCTGCTCCGGCTTGAGGTCGGCGCTGCCGTACTGCACGTAGTCGGCGCCGGGCGAGTAGCTGGCGAATTCGCAGTTCGCCAGCGGCTGGCCGGTCACGCCGCAGCGGTAGTGGTCGGTGGTCGACGAGTAATAGCCGGTGCCGCGCGCCTTGTAGATGTAATTCATGTCCGGCGCGCGGAAGCTGGTGGCGTAGTTGGCGCGCACCAGCAATGCGCGCGTCGGCCGCAATTCCAGGCCGCCGGCGTAGGTGAACTTGCCGCTGTCGCGCTCGGCGAATTCATAACGGTCGTAACGGCCGGCCAGGGTCGCGGTAAGGATTTTGTGCAAGGGGATGCTGACCTCGGTGCCGAGCGCATAGCGGTTGCGGGTGCCGGCCGTGACCGCGGTGTTCGGCGCCAGGTTGAAGTAGCCCGCGTTGATGCGCTCGTCGGGCGCATTGGTAAAGCCCTGGCGGCCGGCCTCGGCCACCACCGCCAGTTGCAGCGGGCCGGCCGGCAGCTGCAGCAATTCGCCATTGGCGCTGGCCGATACCGTATGGGTCCAGGATTCGTCGTCGCTTTCGGCATAGCCGGTGATGGTCCCGAATTCGTCCGGGTTCACGCGGGTCGCCAGCCGCGCCTGGTCCGGCGCATAGATGGCGACGCCGCTCGCGTCCGTTCCCAATCGCGGCCCGAGGAAGAAGCTGTCGATGTTCGACAGTGCGCGCGGGGTCTTGCCCTTGCTCTCATACCAGGATGCGCTGTAGCCGGCTTCCCACTTCCAGCTGGTCCCGGGCACGATGCCGCGTGCGCCCAGCGAGGCGGCAACGGCGCCGTCTTCCCAGAAGCGGTTGTAGCGCGACAGGCCGCCCATCTCTTCCGGGGACATATAACGGGTCCAGGCTTCGTAATGGCCCGTGTTCCGGTTCAGGAAGTAGCCGTTGTTCAGCGAATTCGAGGTCCACGATGGGCCGCGCGTATTGTTGACGGTGTCGTTGTGGCCTAGCAGGACGTCGGCGAACAGCGTCGTGCTGTCGTCGAGTTCATAGGTGGCGCTGCCGAACGCATTCTTGCTCTGGTTCCGGGTCTGCACCGACCAGTAGGTCGGGCTGACCTTGTTGCTGGCGCAATAGTTGCCGGTACGCGATGCGTAGTTGACGACGCTGCCGCCGAACAGGTCGCCTAATTGCCCGCAGGTCGCGCCCGGATCGATGTAGCGGCCCACGGTGGCGTCGCGGCGCGACAGCATATTGGTAGGCAGGCCCGAGCGTTCGGACATGAAGTCGCGCTGGTAGGCGCCGATCGGATTGCGTTCCGAGAACTCGAGTGCGAACACGGTGCTCAGGCGATCGAACTGCCTGCCGCCGGTGAACTGCACGCGCCGCTCGGCGCCGCCGCCGCGGCTGGTGCCGCCCAGCTTGACGTTGACGTCGAAGCCTTCGGCCTTCTTCTTGAGGATGATGTTCACCACGCCGGCGATCGCGTCGGAGCCGTAGATGGCCGAGGCGCCGCCCGACAGGATCTCGATGCGCTCGACGATGGACGAAGGGATATTGGCAAGGTTGGTGAAGTTGACCGTGCCCTCGTAGGCGATCGGGAAATCGGCCAGTCGCCGGCCGTTGAGGAGCACCAGCGTGTGATTCGGCCCCAGGCCGCGCAGGCTGATGGTGTTGGCGGACGGCGTGAAGGTATTGCCGAAGTCGGCGCCCTGCACGAAGCCGCTGTTCTGCACCTGGTTGTTCAGGGCGTCGAACACGTTCTTGTAACCCTGGCGCGTGATGTCGTCGCCGGTGATGACGGTGACGGCCGACGGACCATCCAGCTGCGCCCGGGCGATGCGCGAGCCGGTGACGAGAACCGACGCGGGCGCGGCACTGGTGCTGGCAGCGGCGACTGGCGTGTCGGCGGAGGTCGACGCCGCCTGGGCGTGGGCGAGCAGCGGCGCGCCAATGGCGGCGGCCAGTAGATAAGTTTGTTTCATCATGGGCTTGTTTTTATTGGGGAACGAACTCTAACAAGCCGGCCAGTCAGTACAAACGAATTATTTTGAGCAACTTTATGAGAATAATGTTTGGCGCTGGCCGCGCCAATAAAAACGCCCGGCGCAAGGCCGGGCGTTCGTGTCTACGACAGGAAAAGCGGATCAGGCCGTACCGCCCACCGTCACCCCATCGATGCGCAGGGTCGGCTGGCCGACGCCCACCGGCACGCTCTGGCCTTCCTTGCCGCACACGCCGACGCCCGAATCCAGGCGCATGTCGTTGCCGATCATCGAGATGCGGTTCATCACGTCCGGACCATTGCCGATCAGGGTCGCGCCCTTCACCGGATAGGTGATCTTGCCGTCCTCGATCATATAGGCCTCGCTGGCCGAGAACACGAACTTGCCGTTGGTGATGTCGACCTGGCCGCCGCCGAAGTTCACCGCGTACAGGCCGTTCTTGACGGAAGCCAGGATTTCTTGCGGGTCCTTGTCGCCAGCGCGCATATAGGTATTGGTCATGCGCGGCATCGGCAGGTGGGCGAACGATTCGCGGCGCGCATTGCCGGTGACCGGCATCTTCATCAGGCGCGCATTCATCGTGTCCTGGATATAGCCCTTCAGGATGCCGTCCTCGATCAGCGTGGTGCACTGGGTCGGGTTGCCTTCGTCGTCGATGTTCAGCGAACCGCGGCGGTCCTGCAGGGTGCCGTCGTCGACCACGGTCACGCCCTTGGCCGCCACGCGCTGGCCGATCATGCCGGCATACGAGGACGAGCCCTTGCGGTTGAAGTCGCCTTCCAGGCCGTGGCCGACCGCCTCGTGCAGCAGCACGCCGGGCCAGCCCGGTCCCAGCACGATGGTCATCGGACCGGCGGGGGCCGGACGCGCCTCCAGGTTGACGCAGGCCGACTTGACCGCCTCGGTGGCGTAGCGGTCGAGCACCTCATCGTCGAAGTATCCATAGTCGAAACGGCCGCCGCCGCCCGAGGAGCCGACTTCGCGCCGGCCGTTCTGCTCGGCGATCACGGTCACCGACACGCGCACCAGCGGACGGATGTCGGCCGCCAGCACGCCGTCGCTGCGCACCACCAGCACCACGTCGTATTCGCCGGCCAGGCCCGCCATCACCTGCACCACGCGCGGATCTTTTGCGCGCGCCATTTTTTCCACGCGCTCGAGCAGCTTCACTTTCGCGGTCGCGTCGAGCGAAGCCAGCGGATCGTTGGGCAGGTACAGTGAACGGCCGCCGGTCGGCAGCGCGCTGCCGGCCACCTTGATGCGGCCGGCGCCGGCGCGCGCGATGGTGCGCGTGGCGGTGGCGGCGTCCAGCAAGGCGCGCTCGGAAATCTCGTCGGAATACGAAAACGCCGTCTTGTCGCCCGAGATGGCACGCACGCCGACGCCCTGGTCGATCGAGAAGCTGCCGGTCTTGACGATGCCTTCTTCCAGGCTCCAGCCTTCGCTCTTGGTGAACTGGAAGTACAGGTCGGCGTAGTCGACCTTGTGCGTAAACATCGTCCCCAGCGCGCGCAGCAGCTTGCCCTCGTCGAGGCCGAATGGCGTCAACAGCACGTCGCGGGCGACGGCGATGGAGGAAAGGTTCGGTTCGAATGGAGTCATGGTTGCGTTCGGTATTTTCTGGGATAGGTCATTGTGCCATATCCAGTTCTTTCACACTGGA
It includes:
- a CDS encoding TonB-dependent receptor, whose translation is MTETLLSRSVRRLFAGGGAAGLALAGPVLLALPHPAVAQEAAPVARVEITGSNIRRAQAETASSVLTVNRNDIERSGKTTVAELLQTLAVDNQGSVPMSFGSGFAAGASGISLRGLGTASTLVLLNGRRMAPYGLADDGQKVFADLNVIPTDAVERIEILKDGASAIYGSDAIAGVVNIILRRNFQGTSARALYGSGEAGDGQQHNLALAWGFGNLDTDRYNVLFNVEYKNTQEIWYRDRGNRDYIGKIDLRPYGYSAQEGFGGTGAITGNNQSGNAINGNVRNPDTLEYYNRGNLAGPGFTRTFPGAACGNFTSHPQGDPGGGCLVDSAFLYNQIQPDSEYLSLYSRGTLKLQGNTEAYAELNLYNSLAQSSSTPNPIAASVGYPGGPVSNAGIQLGAEHPDNPYFGRAARLRYLPFDVGPRQSDISSTFIRALFGARGTSGAWDWDTSLLYSRSKVDNERRGYLLRDATFALLDPTPENVAAAQANPGYRALPAGTYWRIAESAGLNSPAVYAALSPTIANDAETEIAQVDFKATREIGKLAGGAVGVALGAEFRHESARLDPTAGTERGNIIGLGYSAYDGQRNVLGIYGEVLAPVLPGLELTGAMRYDHFTDVGDAWTPKVGVKWNPRRELALRATWAKGFRAPSPAENGVGGLAAFANATDPARCALGVQTACSPASVSVITSPNQDLSPERSKSWNIGAIWDPLPRTSFSLDFWNIKRKNEINQQQIDAAIAAGDVARDPSTAVPTIPGDPGAITAVLARYVNSAETEVRGIDLDARQGFGLPNNWGTLTFDAKYTYLDKWERTERDGTTRDYAGTHGNCDVSNCMGTPDHKANLRATWERANWRVSANLNYRGPIDNTFFKDDPEGCASRFANGDDAPSDCELASFTTVDLVLRWKPQPRWEIYGSIQNVFDKQAPLDPLTYGAVSYNPLDYYGAIGRFFTLGARYAF
- a CDS encoding TonB-dependent receptor plug domain-containing protein, coding for MMKQTYLLAAAIGAPLLAHAQAASTSADTPVAAASTSAAPASVLVTGSRIARAQLDGPSAVTVITGDDITRQGYKNVFDALNNQVQNSGFVQGADFGNTFTPSANTISLRGLGPNHTLVLLNGRRLADFPIAYEGTVNFTNLANIPSSIVERIEILSGGASAIYGSDAIAGVVNIILKKKAEGFDVNVKLGGTSRGGGAERRVQFTGGRQFDRLSTVFALEFSERNPIGAYQRDFMSERSGLPTNMLSRRDATVGRYIDPGATCGQLGDLFGGSVVNYASRTGNYCASNKVSPTYWSVQTRNQSKNAFGSATYELDDSTTLFADVLLGHNDTVNNTRGPSWTSNSLNNGYFLNRNTGHYEAWTRYMSPEEMGGLSRYNRFWEDGAVAASLGARGIVPGTSWKWEAGYSASWYESKGKTPRALSNIDSFFLGPRLGTDASGVAIYAPDQARLATRVNPDEFGTITGYAESDDESWTHTVSASANGELLQLPAGPLQLAVVAEAGRQGFTNAPDERINAGYFNLAPNTAVTAGTRNRYALGTEVSIPLHKILTATLAGRYDRYEFAERDSGKFTYAGGLELRPTRALLVRANYATSFRAPDMNYIYKARGTGYYSSTTDHYRCGVTGQPLANCEFASYSPGADYVQYGSADLKPEQGKSYGAGIVWSPSTSFDASIDYWDIKIDDLVTNLSADQLLRDEAACRLGSLDIGSSLCVDTISRITRYATDSPVRPGEIREIRVNPINAAQESSSGIDVSARYALRTAAWGTFTLRGNYSKTLTRRSKQFAGDTVRDELNSLTSSDWPDKLAASLNWNGGAWSSTVFATRYGKIPNSAQTDYLTPTTLVNASVVYRVNDRLTLSAIVNNVFDRIKHDTTGGWPNYAVGSYSPAGRTGWVELNYHFGG
- the tldD gene encoding metalloprotease TldD, encoding MTPFEPNLSSIAVARDVLLTPFGLDEGKLLRALGTMFTHKVDYADLYFQFTKSEGWSLEEGIVKTGSFSIDQGVGVRAISGDKTAFSYSDEISERALLDAATATRTIARAGAGRIKVAGSALPTGGRSLYLPNDPLASLDATAKVKLLERVEKMARAKDPRVVQVMAGLAGEYDVVLVVRSDGVLAADIRPLVRVSVTVIAEQNGRREVGSSGGGGRFDYGYFDDEVLDRYATEAVKSACVNLEARPAPAGPMTIVLGPGWPGVLLHEAVGHGLEGDFNRKGSSSYAGMIGQRVAAKGVTVVDDGTLQDRRGSLNIDDEGNPTQCTTLIEDGILKGYIQDTMNARLMKMPVTGNARRESFAHLPMPRMTNTYMRAGDKDPQEILASVKNGLYAVNFGGGQVDITNGKFVFSASEAYMIEDGKITYPVKGATLIGNGPDVMNRISMIGNDMRLDSGVGVCGKEGQSVPVGVGQPTLRIDGVTVGGTA